The region TCAGAACTGATCACCCCAGTACCAGCGCATCTGGAAATTCGAGATGTCCTCGAACGCGGCCGGGTCGCCCTTGGCCGGGCCGTAATGGTTCCCGCCGCCGAACGTGGTCAGGTAGAGCATGCCAGGGTGAACCGGGTCGAAAATGGGACGGTAGCCCCACTTGAAATTGTAGCCCTGGATATGGGTCCAGGTGGCCCCGCGGTCCTCGCTGCGGAACGCGGCGTTGTCGAACGTGTTGATCACGATCACGTTGCTGTCGCGCGGGTCGACCGCCGCGCCGTAGACATGGGCGTCCTCGCGGAAAATACGCCGCCAGGTCAGACCGCCGTCGTCGCTGGCCAGCACGCCGCCGCCCACGTTGTTCACCTGCCAGTTGCCGTGGACCATCTCGCCCACGTCCATCTGCGGCCAGGCGCAGAGGTACAGACGGTCGGGGTTGAGCGGGTCGTAGATCAGGTCGTTGGGGAAATTGACCTTCTCGGGCAGGCTCACCTGGGTCCAGGTGGCCCCGGAGTCCTCGCTGCGGAACAGCCCGCCATCCGTGATGACACTGCCCTGACGGTCCTGCACCACCAGGGCGAACAACCGTCCGCCGGGCAACAGGCACAGGTGCCAGTAGTTGCGGTTGGTTCCCGGCACCTGGGGAAGGGCCTGCCAGGTCAGGCCGTTGTTGACCGACTTGTACACGCCGCTGCGGAACCCGCTGGCGTAAAGAGTGCGGTTGCCGGCCGGAGTGCGCAGATCGACCACGAAATGAGTGGGGACGAATGTGGAGGGCAGGCCGGAGCTGGCGTTTGTCCAGGTGCGGCCGCCGTCGGTCGTGGTCATCATCCCGCCGGCCGGGTCGTTGAACCCGTTGCGGAACATCTTGTCTCGCGGCAGGTCGTGCTTGTAGGACCAGGCGGACCAGGCGCGCCCCTTGACCTCGGGGTCGAACTCCATCCAGTAGCAGGTGTTGGCCCAGTTGCCCGGCACGCCCTTGATCCCGCTCTGCCAGGACTGGCCGCCGTCGAAGCTCTGGAACGCCCCAATATCGGTGGTGGGGGCGAATATGTGCAGGCTGTCGAACGGGTCGAACTTCAGCGTGTAGCTGCCGGTCACATCCAGGCCGCGGCTGGAGAAGGTGCCGTCCGCGTTGGTGTTCGAGTACACCTGGTTCCAGGTCTTGCCGCCGTCCAGGGTGCGGATCGTGCCGCCGTAGTCGGTCACGTAGGCGATATCGCTGTTGGAGGCGCAGACCCCGATCGACAGCGCGCTGCCGCGCCAGCCCGGCCCGTAGACCGCATCCAGCCAGCCCTGGTCGATCAGGTTGTTGAGGACCAGTCCGCTCCAGCCGGAATGATAGACCCATTCCCACTTGGCCCCGCGGTCGCTGGTGCGGAATATCCCGAAAGTGCCGCCCGGGAAATCCGGGCAGGAAAGATAGACCACATCCGGCTTGCCCTCACAGACCGCCAGGGTGTTGTAAGTGCCGCCGGACAGGGTGCTGGTGGTCACGCTGGTCCAGGTGGCCCCGCGGTCCGCGCTGCGGTAGACTTTGTTGCTTCCCAGGACGTACAGAAGGGTTCCCTGGCTGTCGTGCCCGCCATCGGCCGCATCCAGCGAGGAGAGCGGCAGGCTGACTGGAGTTGACTGCCCGCTGGTCTCCGAGACAAGGAGCGCCTGGCTCTGGGTCACAACCAGCACCTCATCCGGCTTGCCCCACCAGGAGCCGGGGAACAGGGCGATCACCGGCGAACCGAGGTCCGATACCACGCGTCGCCAGCTCGCGCCGTAGTCGTTGGAGACCAGAACGTAGTACGAGGCGCCCCAGGGTGCGGAGTGTACTATCCAGAGGTGGTTGCTATTGGTGGGGTCCACGCGCACCAGCTCCACCTCGGTGGATTGCTCGCCCTCGGGCTGGCCCTGGGCGGTCTCGACCCAGTAGTCGGCGTGGTCGCCCTCCATGTGCTCCTTGATTATATCGGCCGGGTCGGGGTAGACAATCTCCCAGCGCAGGCCCTTGTCCCGGCTGCGCAGGAGCATGCCGGAGGCGGCGTAAACCGTGTTCGGGTCGGAGGGGTCGAACTCGAAGTCCAGGACGATGGTGCGCAGGTTGAACATGCGCCAGGTCTTGGCGTTGTCGTAGGTCACGTAGGCCCCGGTCATGTCGCAGCGCTCGAACACATTGTCCGGGTCGGCCGGGTTGACCGTGGGCAGGAACTGGCCGCCGCCGCCGCCCGGCCCGACCACGCGCCAGGAGGTGGCCGTTGGTTCGGCCTGGCTGACCGTGCCGCCATTTATCCGGCGGCCCAGGAATATGGCGTCCGCCAGGGAGCGCACCCCGTCGCCGTTGAAATCGCCGGTCCAGGCGGCGGAGCCGGAGCGCAGGCGGGCCAGTTGGCACAGCACGTCCATGATGCTCACCCGGCCGTCACCGTTGACATCCTCGTTGAACCGCACCGAGGACAGCTCCGGTGTGACAGCCGCGACAGGCAGCGGCAGAATGAGCGCCGCGCCCAGACAGAGAAGGAAAGCCATCGAAACCTGTCTCATCCAGCGAGCCATTCTCTACTCCTTTTTATTGACATTCCTTTGGGGGAATTCAGTTTGAGGGGTTGGTGCCGGGTGGGTCCGGCAATTGATTCAGATTAAAAACAAAATAACAGTTTTCTTTTATTGAGCAAGACGGATTTACGCGGGAAAGAGTCGGCGCGGGCCGAGCGAACAATCTTGTCAGGCGGGCGTGAGCGGGCTATATAAGAGACGGATTGAATCCGGTCACACGCGCCGATTCCACGCAAACAGAGGAGTTCGGGTATGAAGAAATGGGGTTTGGCATCTGTCTTGCTGGCGGGCTTTCTTGCCGGCCTGGCCTTTCTGACTGCGGGCTGCGGAGCGGGGAGTACGCAGAACAGCCCCACTGTGACCGCGAAACGGGACACCTGGGTGCGCGCGGCCCTGGCAGAGGTGGAAACCACGCTGGCCGCCAATCCGCCCGGCAGCGGCGAACCCGAGCTGCGCCGTCAGACGCTCTGGCTGCTGGATGACCCGCTGCACCTGTCCGAGGCCCCGCGGATCGGCGCGATAGGGGAGTACTACCGGCAGGCGATCGAGAGCGCCCTGACCCGGATCGAAGACGAGAAAGTCACCTCCGGGGCCACGCTCTGGAAGCTGTACAACCACTCTTTTGTAGTGAAGACCAGCGAGGCGACATTCGGCTTCGACATAAACCCGGGCGTGGACTCGGTGCTCATGAGCGACAGCCAGCAGGAGCGCCTGGCCCGGGCCCTGGATGTGATGTTCCTCTCGCACCCGCACCGCGACCATGCGAACTATGGTTTCGTGGAGCGCCTGCGGCGGCTGGGAAAACCGGTGGCCGCCCCGGAGGGTCTCTGGAGCGACCGTCCGCTCGGGCCCGGACTGACCTATCCCTCCGCTGGCGCGGACCTGAGCCTGGGCGGCGTGGCTTACCGTGTTTTCCCCGGCCACCAGGAGGACATCCCGAACAATGTCCACCTGGTCCGCTCGGGCGGTGTATCGGTCATGCACACCGGCGACCAGGATAACCGTGAGGATTTCGCGGCCTGGATCGACAGCCTGGGCACGCACCACCAAGTCGATATCCTGCTGCCCAACTGCTGGACCCCCGATCTGCCGCGCCTGGTCCGCGGGGTCAACCCCCGCCTGGTTATCACCGGGCATGAGAACGAGCTGGGCCACACGGTGGACCACAGGGAGAGCTTTTCCAAGACCTACGGGAAGATCGGGGACATCGCCTGCCCCTGCCCGGTGTTGAGCTGGGGTGAGCGCTACCATTTCGAGAGTGGGAAGTGAGGTGGAGAGAAAGACTTTTTTTGTTTGCCTGACTCGACTGTAACACACACTGCCCGCTGACACGGGCACCCCTCTCGAGAGGGCAGTTATCCCGCCCCGCTGTCCGGCCCGCGATAAATTGCCCAGGAGGAGAGGCTTTCAATCCCTCTAAAAAGAGGGGGGGCGGCGTAGCCGACGGGGTGTGTAGATTCAAATAAAAAGGGGCACGCTGCACAGCGCGCCCCTTTTGTTTTACGGCAGGAATACTCTCGTAAGCTGAGACCTTACGGGATCACCGGCAGCACGATCCGCGAGGGATAGAGCTTGCCGTGGTGTACGCCCTGGCTGGCTTTCTCGATCCGCGTGCCGGTGGCGAAATCCTCACCCGTGTTCAGGTTGCGGTCGAAACGCGGGAAGTTGCTGCTCGAGACCTCCACCCGGATGCGGTGGCCCTTGAGGAACACGTTGCTGGTGGCCCAGAGGTCGATACTGTACTCGTAGATTTTGCCCGGCTGAATGGGCGTGGGCGCCTTGCCCGGCTCGCGGTACGTGGCCCGCACGATCCCGTCGCACAGGCTCATCGCCCGGCCGTCCGGGTGCACGTCCAGCAGCTTTACCGTGAAATCGGTGCTGGGGGCCGAGCTTTCGGCCCAGAGCACGGCGCGCACCGGTCCGGTCACCTCCAGGTCGGCGTCCAGCGCGGCCGTGGTGTAGACCAGGATATCGCCGCGCAGCTCCTTGGCCGCCTCGTCATAGGGTCCCTCCATCGCGCTCAGGACCGGGTCGCGCGGGTCGTAGACAAAGCGGTCGGGGTTGTCGCGGGCCGGGACTTTTTCGCTCAGGACACCGTCGCCGTTACGCGTGTTGGCCTTTCCGCCGCCGTCCAGGTAGAAATCGCGGTACTGGGTGCGGGCCAGGGGCCACTCCTTCTCGTTGCGCCACTCATTCCGTCCCATCACGAACAGACGCACCGGGCCGAGGGTGTCGAGACCGGTGTCGAGGCCCTTGATCCGGTTGTCGAACCACTGCAGCTCGATCTGCCGCACATCCAGGACCGCGCCCTTGCCGAAATCCAGCTCGCCGGTGCGGCCGTCGCGGGTGAAACTGTGCACCCAGGGCCCGATCAGCAGGCGCTGCCCGGCGCGCACGGCCGGGTCGATGCCCGAGGCGGTCATGGCGCTGAAATTGTTGAGCGTGCCGTGCAAAAGGATATCGAACCAGCCGCCCACGTTGAACGCCGCGGCCCGTATCTTCGAATGCCCGTCCCCGACAGTGGTCGGCTCCCAGTAACGGTCGTGCTCGGGGTGGCTCAGCCAGTCGCGCAGGAACGGCACTTTCCAGCCGGCCAGCCGGTCCTGGTCGGCCAGCGGCAGGGACTCGTAGATTTTCATCAACTGCTCATCCGTGCGCTTGGCGTTGAGGCCGTAGGGCAGGGTCATCTCGAAGCTCCAGGCGCTCCAGAGGCTCATGCGGAACGCGCCGCCGTAATAGACCTCATCGTGCATGTCCGAGGCCGTGACCACCGGGAACATCGCCACCAGACGATCCTGGTCGGCCTGGGGGGCGGGCATCCACTGGGTGAACCCCACGTAGGAGCCGCCGAACGTGCCGAACCGGCCGTTGCACCAGCTCTGCGCGGCCAGCCATTTCTGGCTGTCCACGCCGTCGTCCCGCTCGTTCCGGACCGCGTCGAACAGGCCCTCCGACTCACCCCGTCCGCGCACATCCATCAGCACCACCGCATAGCCGCGCGAGGCGAAGAAATGCCCCTCGCCGTTACCCGCGCCGCCGTTGCCGTAGGGCGTGCGCAGCAGGAGCGCCGGGAACGCGCCCGCGGTGTCCGGACGGTAGATGTTGGCCGAGAGCCGCACCCCGTCGCGCATCTCGACTTTCACGTCCAACTCCTCGCGCACGCGGTAGGCCGCAGGCGAGGTGTCCGCCGCGAGCCGGGATACGGGAACAGCCAGCCAGAGCAACAGCAGCACCAGGAACAGCCCTCGAACGGGTCGACTGCGCATGGGAGCGCTCCTTGATTGGGGAGAATTAAATCCGCGCCAGCGATTTCAGAACTTCCGCCGAGGGCGGTCAGTCGCGCATCGGCTGGAACAACGAAAAGGAACATCAATCTAAATATATATGTTGCTGTCCTGAGGGTGTGATATTTTTCTGGCCTGGGGGAACAATAGATGTAACATTGGACTAATCCAATAAGTAGACATAACGCTCTAACATTCCCGCCGCTGTGCTCCACCTCTGGATCAACCGCCGCTCGGACGGGGCTTGCCGCCCGGACGAAGACAGGGGACTTAAGATGAAAAAGAGACGTTCTTCTCTCGTCCTGATCGCGCTGCTCACCGGGCTGGTCGGCCTGGATTTCGCGGTGCGCTCCCAGACCCCGGTGGCCCACACCCGCTGGTGCGAGATGTCCGACTGGCAATATGACGCCAATCATGTCAGCACGGTGAGCCTGGTGCCCAGCGACTATTCAGGATTGCACGAGCCGGCCGCACTGAGCGACAGCCTGACCTACGAGCAGATCGCCGCGATGGTCCAGGAAGCCCTGGACCTGGCCGGTGGCCTGGACCTGCTGGTCCCGGCCTCAGTGCACAGCATCGTGCTCAAGCCTAACATAGTCGAGCCGGGCGAGGTGGGAAAGCGGGTGAACGGCACCGGAGTGGACACCGACTGGCGCGTGATCCGCGCCCTGGCGCTGGCGCTCTATGCGCACAACCCGGGCTACAGCATCCGGGTGGCCGAGGCCGCGGGCGGCTGGACCCGTCCCGGCACCCCGGGCGTGGCAGCCTGGGCCACGCTGGACGGCTACACGATGACCGGCTACAAGGGTATGGTCGAATCCCTCAAGGCCGACCCGGCCTACCCGGGCCTGGATTTCGACTGGGTGGACCTGAACTATGACGACACCGTGGCGGTGAAAGTCCCGGAGCCGCGCCTGTCTCCGGACCAGACTGTGTTTTACCTTCCTCGCACCCTGGTCGAGGCGGATTACATCATCGACGTGCCGGTGATGAAAGTGCACACAACCGGCGTGACCGTGGGCCTCAAGAACTGGGTCGGAATCCTGCCCGGCATGGTCTACGGCTGGTCCAAGGACGGGGGCTACGGCGGCAACGGCATCGGACTGAACCACGCCGCCGACCACATCCAGAAGAACATAGTCGAGCTGCACCGCGCCCTGCCGGCCAACCTGACCCTGGTGGACGCGATCACGTGCAAGGAGCAGTCCAAGTACTTCTCCGGTATCTCCAAGCGGCGCAACCTGATAATCGCCGGAACGGATGTGGTGGCCGTGGATGCCGTGTGCTCGCACCTGATGGGGGTGAACCCTGATGACGTGGAGCATATCAGCCTGGCGGCCCTGGCCGGCCTGGGCCAGAACGACCTGGACAAGATCGAGATCGCGGGCGGCGCCATCGAGCACTGCGCCGACCGGTTTATCAAGGCCGAGAAGACCATGGTCGCATCACAGATGAATTCCAGCTATTCCTACTATGGCCAGAGCAACCGGACCTGGCTGGTGCGGGGCGGTTTTGCCGGCACGGACCTGGACAGCGACCGTCTGGGCGGCGAGGCCGCGGCCGCGCCGGTGGCAGGCAAGGACGGCTGGAGCCGGCCGCTGTACTTCTACGATGACATCATCGACCCGGCCGCGGTCTGCCGGGATTCGGTCGACGGGGTGGAATACAGTTTCGCCTGGCTGGATTGCCCGGAGGCCGCCGCGGCGCAGCTCTGGGTCGGCTCGGCCCAGGAGATGGCGCTCTGGCTGAACGGCCAACTCGTTTATCACTACAGCGGCGCCGCGCGCGAGCACCATCTGCCCAACTCGGTGGTCAATGTCACGGTGCAGAAAGGGCTCAACCGCATCCTGGTCAAGACTGTCCAGCGCGGCGGCGAGAGCACTTTCAGCCTGAATGTCTGCGAGAACGAGCCGGACAAGAAATACGCCGGCAACCGTCTGGCCGGAGCCAGATTCATGGCCTCCACCACTCCGGTGCACAAGCCCGGGGACTGCAACGGCGACAACAAGCTGGATGTGTTCGACCTGCTGGCCCTGCTCAAGGCGCTCAGTTCCGGCAGCCAGGGCGCGGATTACGACTGCAACGGGGACAGCCGGGTGGATGTGTTCGATCTGCTGAGCCTGCTCAAGAGCCTGGGTGGAAACTGAGGACCGGTTGGACGGCCGCGCGGCCATGAGGTGGGCTTGGACTCCTGGTACACGTTCCAGAGGATATTCCTGCGCACCTGGACCTGGCGGATCATAGTCAATTTCTTCGAGCTGCTGGGCGAGTTGTTCCCCTACCTCCTGGCCGGGATAGTGCTGGCGGCCATTCTGCGGCGCAGTTTCCTGGGCCTGGGCCGGGCCGCGCTTTTCCGCTCGAACAAGCCCCTGGTCATAGTCCTGGCCGCCTTGGCCGGAATGCTGGCTCCGCTGCCGTTCTACCTGGCTGCTCCGCTGGCCGCGGTGTTTGTCGCCTCGGGCATGCCAGCCCCGGTGGCGCTGGCTTTCCTGGTCGCCTGCCCGTTGATCGATCCCAACCTGATACTTCTTACCTGGGCCGCTTTCGGCTGGAAGATGACCCTGGCGCGCGTGCTGTCCGCGTTCATCCTGGCCGTGGCCGGGGGCCTGGCCTGGAAAGCCCTGGAGCTGCGGTTCCCGACAGCCGCGCGGGCGGAGTTCCTGGCCGCATCCCAGGCCAAGGCGGAGAGCTACGGCGCGCGCGACTTGCGCACCGCTCTCTGGCGTCAGAGCCTTTTCATTGCCCGGGTGTTCAGCCTGAGCCTGCTGATCAGCGCGGCGCTCAAGGCGCTGTTGCCGCCGGAGTCACTGCGGGCGCTGCTGGGCGGCACGGGCAGTCTGGCCGTGCTGGCGGCCATCGCCGCGGGCATCCCGTTTTACCAGTGCGGCGGCGCCTCGATCCCGGTGATGCAGGCCCTGGCCGGCCTGGGCCTGAGCCAGGGCGCGGTGCTGGCCTTTTTCATCTCGGGCCCGGCCACGAAACTGTCCTCGATGTACGCGTTCCGGGAGGCTTTCGGCTTGCGTTTCCTTCTTCTGTTCGTGGGCTACGCCCTGGCCGGGGCCTTCGTGGCCGGGGTGCTGTTCAACCTGCTGGTCTGATTGTCAGCCGCAGCACTCCGACAATTTAAAAGAAAAGAAACGAATGAGGGGCTGCCTGCAGTCGCACAGGCGGCCCCTCACACGTGCTGCATCTATGATAAAAGCACCCGGGCTTGCGACTCAACCCAGGTACCGCAACGGGCTGACCTCGAACAGTTTGGCGAAGCCGCTTTTCTGTTCCGCGGTCAGCAGGGATTCGATGTCGCGCTCGCTCTGCTCGATCCTGCGACGGAGCTTGTTGGCCATGTCGGTGCGGGCCTTACGGTGACGCAGGTCCTCCTGCGTGTACTTGAGCATCATGTCCGCCTCGGCGCCGATGATCTCCCGGATCCGGGCCTCCTGCACCGGGGTCAGAGAAAGCGCGGCCAGGTGCTTCACGCAACTGCTCACCATCCGCGCTCTTTCCAGCTCGAAATAGCGCTCGGCTTTCTGCGGCCCGACAACCGCGCTGGCCGCGCTGTGGATATTTCTCAGTCTTTGCCAGGCGTCCACCAGCGCCTGGTTGATCGCTTCCTTGTCGTTTGGGGACACGCTTGTGGGGCCGGTGAAAGCCTGTTCCACCTCGTTCAGGTAGAGGCCGGCCAGTTGCTGCTGCTGCTGGGCGCTCAGAGCGAGAGGCTCTTTCACTGTTTCGATCCAGCCGGAGACCGCGGCCTGTATCTGGACCTTATCGCCGGATTCCGGCCTCGTCTCGTCGGCGCTCTGGCCGAATGTCGCCTGGCCGGCAAGCAACGGACTGAACATGAGCAGGGATGCAGCGAGGATGGACCTGAACATTCTCCCTCCCTTTGCGGATTGGGAAATTGAGGATTGATAAATCCCCGAAGAGTCGCTCCGGGTTTCTGACATCCATCCGCGCCCGGTTGCCGGGGGGCTTGTGCAAAGCGGCGACGGATGAAGATCTGAGCGTGCTTGGCCGCAAATCCTTTCGTTCGGGTGCCTGCCGTACGGTGCGGTTTTCACGGCGGCCCGCCGTGCGTGTTGACCTCTACTGTTTATACCATCGTCAAGAATAAATGTTTGAAAATTGAGCCTGCCGTCTGGAAACCGGTCGCGGCATTGCCCCTGTCGATCCACTGACCGGCCTTGTTGCATCGCTCATATTATGCGACCCCGCAAAAGAGTGCCGGGTTTCATTTTTTTCAGTCTTGCCGCCCCATGGCCCTCGCTCCCTTGCCGGGGGATCAACCGGACAGCCGGGGCGGCGTCCGAAACCAGACACGGATTCATCTTTTTTGTCTCATTTCAGTCATCCGTTTCAGACGGCGACTCGGTTGTGTTTGTAACTGTAATAATTAAAGCAGGATAGAAGATTGTGAGCCTCAGGCACATTTTTTGATTGTGCTGAGGTCACAATGTCGAAAATCTCTCACCCACCCGTGCGAGATGTGTTCGGACCGGTTATTCAGCGCGAGAGTTCCTGCCACGGCGGGAAATTCGACAAGGGGATGGAAGCAAGTTTAAGGATATCCTGGCGAAGATAACCGGGACGAAAGCATCCGGAGCCCGTTGTCTTGA is a window of bacterium DNA encoding:
- a CDS encoding DUF362 domain-containing protein — encoded protein: MKKRRSSLVLIALLTGLVGLDFAVRSQTPVAHTRWCEMSDWQYDANHVSTVSLVPSDYSGLHEPAALSDSLTYEQIAAMVQEALDLAGGLDLLVPASVHSIVLKPNIVEPGEVGKRVNGTGVDTDWRVIRALALALYAHNPGYSIRVAEAAGGWTRPGTPGVAAWATLDGYTMTGYKGMVESLKADPAYPGLDFDWVDLNYDDTVAVKVPEPRLSPDQTVFYLPRTLVEADYIIDVPVMKVHTTGVTVGLKNWVGILPGMVYGWSKDGGYGGNGIGLNHAADHIQKNIVELHRALPANLTLVDAITCKEQSKYFSGISKRRNLIIAGTDVVAVDAVCSHLMGVNPDDVEHISLAALAGLGQNDLDKIEIAGGAIEHCADRFIKAEKTMVASQMNSSYSYYGQSNRTWLVRGGFAGTDLDSDRLGGEAAAAPVAGKDGWSRPLYFYDDIIDPAAVCRDSVDGVEYSFAWLDCPEAAAAQLWVGSAQEMALWLNGQLVYHYSGAAREHHLPNSVVNVTVQKGLNRILVKTVQRGGESTFSLNVCENEPDKKYAGNRLAGARFMASTTPVHKPGDCNGDNKLDVFDLLALLKALSSGSQGADYDCNGDSRVDVFDLLSLLKSLGGN
- a CDS encoding CocE/NonD family hydrolase produces the protein MRSRPVRGLFLVLLLLWLAVPVSRLAADTSPAAYRVREELDVKVEMRDGVRLSANIYRPDTAGAFPALLLRTPYGNGGAGNGEGHFFASRGYAVVLMDVRGRGESEGLFDAVRNERDDGVDSQKWLAAQSWCNGRFGTFGGSYVGFTQWMPAPQADQDRLVAMFPVVTASDMHDEVYYGGAFRMSLWSAWSFEMTLPYGLNAKRTDEQLMKIYESLPLADQDRLAGWKVPFLRDWLSHPEHDRYWEPTTVGDGHSKIRAAAFNVGGWFDILLHGTLNNFSAMTASGIDPAVRAGQRLLIGPWVHSFTRDGRTGELDFGKGAVLDVRQIELQWFDNRIKGLDTGLDTLGPVRLFVMGRNEWRNEKEWPLARTQYRDFYLDGGGKANTRNGDGVLSEKVPARDNPDRFVYDPRDPVLSAMEGPYDEAAKELRGDILVYTTAALDADLEVTGPVRAVLWAESSAPSTDFTVKLLDVHPDGRAMSLCDGIVRATYREPGKAPTPIQPGKIYEYSIDLWATSNVFLKGHRIRVEVSSSNFPRFDRNLNTGEDFATGTRIEKASQGVHHGKLYPSRIVLPVIP
- a CDS encoding permease encodes the protein MDSWYTFQRIFLRTWTWRIIVNFFELLGELFPYLLAGIVLAAILRRSFLGLGRAALFRSNKPLVIVLAALAGMLAPLPFYLAAPLAAVFVASGMPAPVALAFLVACPLIDPNLILLTWAAFGWKMTLARVLSAFILAVAGGLAWKALELRFPTAARAEFLAASQAKAESYGARDLRTALWRQSLFIARVFSLSLLISAALKALLPPESLRALLGGTGSLAVLAAIAAGIPFYQCGGASIPVMQALAGLGLSQGAVLAFFISGPATKLSSMYAFREAFGLRFLLLFVGYALAGAFVAGVLFNLLV